The following are encoded together in the Arcticibacterium luteifluviistationis genome:
- a CDS encoding NAD-dependent epimerase/dehydratase family protein: MKILITGGAGFVGSSLALELKSNYPTYHIICLDNLRRKGSELNVSRLSKAGIEFVHGDIRNKEDFDALPDVDFVLEASAEPSVLAGLNGGTPDYLMNTNLFGTVNCLNYAVKSKAAFIFLSTSRVYPIKTIETLNFEEEATRFALSNSQNVTGVSEKGIAENFPLEGARSLYGTTKLSSELIIQEYNEFYGLKTITNRCGVLTGPWQMGKVDQGVMVLWIAKHYFDKKLSFIGYEGSGKQTRDMLHVKDLYRLIDWQMHHLDEVNGETYNVGGGVEVSTSLQELTKICQEVTGKTIPIDKVLENRPADIKLYVTDNSKVTAKTGWKPEIGIKQIVEEITEWIAANEDDLRPILS, from the coding sequence ATGAAAATCCTTATTACCGGCGGAGCCGGATTTGTAGGCTCTTCTTTAGCCTTAGAATTAAAGAGCAACTACCCTACTTATCATATAATTTGCTTAGATAATTTAAGAAGAAAAGGTTCTGAGCTTAATGTTTCTAGACTAAGTAAGGCAGGTATTGAGTTTGTTCATGGAGACATCAGAAACAAAGAAGACTTCGATGCACTACCTGACGTAGATTTCGTTTTGGAAGCGTCTGCAGAACCATCAGTTTTGGCTGGCTTAAATGGTGGCACGCCAGATTACTTGATGAACACCAATCTTTTTGGAACGGTTAATTGCCTTAACTATGCAGTTAAATCAAAGGCTGCTTTCATTTTTCTATCAACTAGCCGAGTTTACCCTATAAAGACTATTGAAACGTTAAATTTTGAAGAAGAAGCTACTCGTTTTGCTTTGTCAAACTCTCAAAATGTAACAGGTGTCTCCGAAAAAGGAATTGCTGAAAACTTCCCATTAGAAGGAGCTCGTTCTTTATACGGTACTACCAAACTTTCATCTGAGCTCATCATTCAAGAATACAATGAATTTTACGGGCTAAAAACTATCACAAATAGATGTGGCGTTTTGACAGGTCCATGGCAAATGGGGAAAGTAGACCAAGGGGTCATGGTACTTTGGATTGCGAAGCATTACTTTGATAAGAAATTGTCTTTCATTGGTTATGAAGGTAGTGGAAAGCAAACCCGCGACATGCTGCACGTAAAAGACCTTTACAGATTGATAGATTGGCAAATGCATCATCTTGACGAAGTCAACGGTGAAACTTATAACGTAGGTGGTGGTGTAGAAGTGAGCACTTCTTTACAAGAGCTTACTAAAATTTGTCAAGAAGTTACAGGAAAAACTATTCCGATTGACAAGGTTTTAGAAAACAGACCTGCTGATATAAAACTTTACGTAACAGATAATTCAAAGGTTACGGCAAAA
- a CDS encoding KUP/HAK/KT family potassium transporter has translation MENKSNLDKISAAGLLVAMGIIYGDIGTSPLYVMKAIVGDSPISEELVLGGVSCVFWTLTLITTVKYVILILKADNNGEGGTLALYALVRRHAKWLTVPTMIGGAALLADGIIAPPISVSSAVEGLEILYPDIQTIPIVIAILTLLFLIQIFGTKVVGYAFGPVMAVWFTTLAILGGIAIVQFPEVLKAINPYYAFNLLVRYPGGFWLLGAVFLCTTGAEALYSDLGHCGRGNIRISWVYVKICLLLNYFGQSAWLLLHVGEKLGDRKPFFQLMPEWFLLPGICIATLATIIASQAMISGSFSLISAAIRLNFWPKVKIHYPSNERGQLYIPSTNILLYLGCIAVVLYFKRSENMEAAYGLSITITMLMDTIMMSYFLYTHRSKKYFVFIFLFVFLSLESAFLYANLEKFPHGGWVSILISGVLGAVMYIWLKANEIKLRLTEYYKLDKYLDSLKELSKDITVPKYTTHLVFMTNASRESEIESKIVYSIFQKRPKRADVYWFVHVDTTDEPNTLEYKVKQCAQDDVYKVTFRLGFRVPHKINLYFRHVLEEMVKNAQVDIRSRYESLNKHNVIGDFRFVVLKKFLSYNNDLPFWENLVMKAYFFIKQYTTSEEKWFGLDSSAVKIEHVPMVIKPVENIPLTEIPWED, from the coding sequence ATGGAGAACAAAAGTAATCTAGATAAAATCTCCGCTGCTGGACTTTTGGTAGCAATGGGAATCATTTATGGGGATATCGGAACCTCTCCATTATACGTAATGAAGGCCATTGTAGGAGACAGCCCTATCTCGGAGGAGCTCGTTCTTGGTGGTGTTTCTTGTGTCTTCTGGACTTTGACATTAATTACAACTGTCAAATATGTCATCCTAATTCTCAAAGCGGACAATAATGGCGAAGGAGGTACACTAGCACTTTATGCACTAGTAAGACGACATGCCAAATGGCTGACTGTTCCTACCATGATTGGTGGTGCGGCCTTACTCGCCGATGGTATTATTGCTCCCCCTATTTCGGTATCATCTGCCGTAGAAGGTCTAGAGATTTTATATCCAGACATTCAAACAATCCCTATTGTAATAGCTATTTTAACCCTTCTTTTCTTAATTCAAATATTTGGCACCAAGGTGGTTGGCTACGCATTCGGTCCAGTAATGGCTGTATGGTTTACTACTTTAGCAATACTTGGAGGAATAGCCATTGTACAATTTCCGGAAGTATTAAAAGCCATTAACCCATACTATGCATTTAATCTCTTAGTAAGGTATCCTGGCGGTTTCTGGTTATTAGGAGCTGTATTTTTATGTACTACAGGGGCAGAAGCCCTTTATTCTGACCTTGGTCACTGTGGAAGAGGAAACATCAGAATAAGCTGGGTTTATGTAAAAATATGCCTGTTGCTTAATTACTTTGGGCAGTCTGCCTGGTTATTACTTCATGTTGGCGAAAAACTTGGAGACCGTAAGCCATTTTTCCAATTGATGCCTGAGTGGTTTCTATTACCCGGCATTTGTATAGCTACTTTAGCTACTATCATTGCGAGTCAAGCCATGATAAGTGGTTCTTTCAGTTTAATTTCAGCAGCCATTCGTTTAAATTTCTGGCCAAAAGTAAAAATACATTACCCTTCTAACGAAAGAGGTCAACTGTACATCCCTAGTACTAACATCTTATTATACCTAGGCTGCATAGCGGTAGTATTATACTTCAAGCGTTCAGAGAATATGGAAGCCGCATACGGACTTTCCATTACCATTACCATGCTCATGGACACCATCATGATGAGCTATTTCTTGTACACGCACCGTTCCAAAAAATATTTTGTATTCATATTTCTCTTCGTATTCTTATCACTTGAATCCGCCTTCTTATATGCCAATCTGGAGAAATTTCCTCATGGTGGATGGGTGTCAATTTTAATAAGTGGAGTACTGGGTGCTGTTATGTATATCTGGCTTAAAGCCAATGAAATTAAACTTCGCCTGACAGAGTATTATAAGCTTGATAAATACTTGGACTCATTAAAAGAGTTATCAAAAGATATAACTGTCCCTAAATACACCACGCACCTAGTTTTCATGACCAATGCTTCACGTGAGAGTGAGATTGAGTCAAAAATTGTTTATTCTATTTTCCAAAAACGACCAAAAAGAGCTGATGTCTATTGGTTTGTGCACGTAGATACCACCGATGAGCCAAACACCCTAGAGTATAAAGTGAAACAATGTGCTCAGGATGATGTATATAAAGTGACCTTCCGCCTTGGCTTTAGAGTACCTCACAAAATCAATTTGTACTTTAGGCATGTGCTAGAAGAAATGGTAAAAAATGCCCAAGTAGACATTAGAAGTAGATATGAATCGTTAAACAAGCATAATGTAATCGGTGATTTCCGTTTTGTGGTTTTGAAGAAATTCTTATCCTATAATAATGATTTACCATTTTGGGAAAACTTAGTAATGAAAGCCTATTTCTTCATCAAACAATATACAACGTCTGAGGAAAAGTGGTTTGGTTTAGATTCTTCTGCTGTTAAGATAGAACATGTACCTATGGTAATTAAGCCGGTTGAAAATATTCCATTGACAGAAATACCTTGGGAAGACTAA
- a CDS encoding enoyl-CoA hydratase/isomerase family protein — MNYENLLVETKEGVCTIILNRPPVFNALNGGILKELATVVNLAKVDKDIRVLLLTGSGDKAFCSGADLKEGAMKAGKPLGETLKENYEPAIFAIRNCPKPVICKLNGVAAGAGMSLAIACDLIIADENTYMSELFVGIGLMPDAGSMFFLPRIVGMQRAFELFSTGRKIFMKEALELGLVSKAVPTEALDNEVNKLLAYYKNAPTFAIGQMKKVLNVSYGLKLSEVMDLEAHGQTKCGVSADFAEGVTSFLGKRKPNFKGE, encoded by the coding sequence ATGAATTACGAAAACTTACTTGTAGAAACAAAGGAGGGGGTTTGCACCATAATCCTTAATAGACCACCAGTCTTCAATGCTTTAAATGGAGGTATTTTAAAAGAGCTGGCTACTGTGGTTAATCTTGCTAAAGTGGATAAGGATATTAGGGTTTTACTTTTGACAGGTTCTGGAGATAAGGCTTTTTGCTCTGGAGCTGATTTAAAAGAAGGAGCTATGAAAGCAGGTAAACCTCTTGGCGAGACACTCAAAGAGAATTACGAGCCGGCTATTTTTGCTATTAGGAATTGTCCTAAACCCGTGATTTGTAAACTTAATGGTGTGGCTGCTGGGGCAGGAATGTCTTTGGCTATTGCCTGTGATTTGATAATTGCAGACGAGAACACTTATATGTCTGAATTGTTTGTGGGCATTGGTCTTATGCCAGATGCCGGCTCTATGTTCTTTTTGCCACGAATAGTGGGCATGCAAAGAGCTTTTGAACTGTTTAGCACTGGTCGGAAAATCTTTATGAAAGAGGCTTTAGAGCTAGGCTTGGTAAGTAAGGCGGTGCCAACCGAGGCATTAGATAATGAAGTGAATAAACTTTTAGCCTACTATAAGAATGCACCAACTTTTGCCATTGGTCAAATGAAGAAGGTATTGAACGTAAGTTATGGCTTAAAACTTTCTGAAGTAATGGACTTAGAAGCCCATGGACAAACGAAATGCGGAGTCAGTGCAGACTTTGCCGAAGGTGTAACTTCATTTTTAGGGAAAAGGAAACCGAATTTTAAGGGAGAATAG
- a CDS encoding LuxR C-terminal-related transcriptional regulator produces MRKQYIFVCLVLLSFKAIAGGLKVEKSGIFHLTEVVHIDVIKHFCESVNSNSAFNGVTAITAFLANDLSSGLSLQPQGSGYDQISHLPIDHEEILLIGLLTGLLLIYLVLSVLSKIKPYILCSFWFMSILMLYIWRSGYAFVLIPSLDGSPYHSIYFFILQSIPLVVYLIITKAVTVLQTRDYQIFQKIFTIFLRLSIGYLALVTIASLWQVDLIVKHFKVVQGIFWVFLGLLGIPSLAWLILSSRKNLNFFKFQTSFGLLFLISLIGKFLLSPSDFPSAFLKPKHLLFGITIQLIYMFWLLLTEVFENQNSDENDDSELVLPPAKRIIVDKHNSSLDNLSPREYDIFAAYCNGFSYSEISSSFLISPNTVKSHLKSCYRKLEINSKVEAISIMNNKKS; encoded by the coding sequence ATGCGAAAACAGTACATCTTTGTTTGCCTTGTTCTATTGAGTTTTAAGGCAATTGCTGGAGGTCTAAAAGTAGAAAAGAGTGGTATTTTTCATCTTACGGAGGTAGTTCATATTGACGTTATAAAACACTTTTGTGAGTCAGTAAATAGCAATTCTGCATTTAATGGTGTTACTGCCATAACAGCCTTTTTAGCCAATGATTTGAGTTCGGGTTTAAGTTTACAACCGCAAGGAAGCGGATATGACCAAATAAGCCATTTACCTATTGATCATGAAGAGATTTTATTAATTGGCTTACTTACCGGACTTCTTTTAATCTATCTCGTTCTCTCAGTATTGTCAAAAATAAAACCCTACATACTCTGCAGTTTTTGGTTTATGAGTATACTTATGCTCTATATCTGGCGATCGGGGTATGCTTTTGTGCTTATCCCAAGTTTAGACGGCAGCCCTTACCATAGCATCTACTTTTTCATATTGCAAAGCATCCCATTAGTGGTCTATTTGATTATAACAAAAGCAGTGACGGTCTTACAGACCAGAGATTATCAAATATTTCAGAAAATTTTCACAATCTTTCTCAGGCTGTCTATCGGCTATTTGGCATTGGTAACTATTGCTAGCCTATGGCAAGTTGACTTAATAGTTAAGCACTTTAAAGTAGTTCAAGGGATTTTTTGGGTATTCCTGGGTCTATTAGGAATACCATCACTTGCATGGCTTATTTTAAGCTCTCGTAAAAACCTAAACTTTTTTAAATTTCAGACTTCGTTCGGACTTCTTTTCCTCATTTCATTGATAGGCAAATTCCTACTAAGCCCTTCTGATTTCCCTTCTGCATTTCTGAAACCAAAACACTTATTATTCGGCATCACGATTCAATTAATTTACATGTTTTGGCTATTACTAACGGAGGTTTTTGAAAACCAAAATAGCGACGAGAACGACGACAGTGAATTAGTCTTGCCGCCAGCCAAACGAATTATAGTGGATAAGCACAATAGCTCATTAGACAATCTTAGTCCAAGGGAATATGATATTTTTGCGGCATACTGTAATGGGTTTTCGTACAGTGAGATAAGTAGCTCCTTTCTTATTAGCCCAAACACCGTAAAAAGTCATTTAAAAAGTTGTTACCGAAAATTGGAAATAAACTCAAAAGTAGAAGCCATAAGCATCATGAATAACAAGAAGAGCTAA